cattgttttatatatatatatattgtatatatatattgtatgtatatacatatatatatatatattgtctcaaaaaagtgtatattttattacattgttttatatatatatattgtcatgatgtatattctattacattgttttatatacatatattgttaatactttcttcttttttttgtggatattgtatagtttattctcattcttattctttttttagtctgctactgctgtcgggtgttttgcacataagaatttcacaaaccgattatacttgtataaaaggggatgtgacaataaaaacttgaaacttgaaacttgaaacttgaagcaCGACAGCATCCAGCTAACCAAACCTTCCTGCTGTACCACTCTCTACAGAAGCTTCATGTGGCGCTTCCCTTTCAATCAGTCTGTTGTCATATATAATCCCAGTTGATCTGGGCCCAGTTGTTTTATCTCTAGCTTCTCGCCAAACGACTTTGGCCCAAAGCTGAATCTATTTTAGGATGCTCATTGGCTAAATTGCATttcactcatttatatctttaatcaataataggctaaactgcttcttagaccTGTGTCTTTTGGGCCAAATTGATTCGGCTCCACGCAgctgagacatgcagacaggcgCAGAGGACGTGCAGGAAAAACAGATATTTTgcgcagatatcctattttacaaatattactgggtaAATCGcctatttaaaaaacagaaatattgaccattttttaaaatgtattcttattatgttttgtgtgtgtgtatatatatatatataaatgtatatatatatacatatatataactgtatatatatatatacatatattcatatatgtatataagtagggtattaaacaaatcacttgaattgtctaattaaactcgaaacacctggggCTGAggaattaaaatttttttatgagataggattttagagttttcttaagttgtaagccataatcagcaataaaaaaaagaaaggcaaggCAATTCAGTTTTGATATGATTTGTGTCGATTCCagcaatttttaatttttttttatttaaatgcaagaaagaaaatacaattatcttaatatgtatatatattagtgctgtgaaaaataacgcgttaactcagttaattaaattacaggtttaactagttattttcttttaacgcatttaacgcatgcgcagaatgagcttccaatccgtctgttgttggtcgtctcgaaccagcagcatgtcattctgcctctacgtgtcgcgttaacacgactccgatctccgtctcgcgcgccgcagagctcggatgccggcgtgtgcgcgcacatcgggacgaaaaaaagtcacttgcaccccccctcacttgattaatccacagaaatctgtgattaacctgattaaaaaatgttatcgtttcacagccctaatatatataatggCTCACGGTGGGGCCAGGCCCTGTGGCCCTCTATTGTCCACTGCCCTGAATCTAGAGTAATGCACTAGCACGTTACTTGTGATTTAATTACATCCCATTGTGCAGGAAAAACTGATATTTTgcgcagatatcctattttacaaatattactgggtaAATCgcctatttaacccttgtgttgccttcgggtcaatttgacccgattcaatgtttcaccctcctgtcgccttcgggtcaatatgacccaattcaatgtttaaccctcctgttacctttatatttactaacatattttacccttgaggtcaatatgaccccagctattaaaatctccagaaaattattagaattaatattgttttccaagtttaagtgtgaggtactttatgtttgtttgttgactcccgaaagaacaccgacattaaacattgaatcgggttaaaatgacccgaaggcaacacaagggttaaaaaaacagaaatattgacaatttgtttaatgtattattattatgttttatgtgtgtgtgtatatatatatatatatacatttttatatatatatatacatatatatatatatgtatatatatataatggctCACTAGCACGTTACTTGTGATTTAATTACATCCCATTGTGCAGCGTGATCCAGGACTCCGGTGTGTTTGAATGTAAACTGAACGCCGGATAAACCGGCTCCTTGAACACAGCCCTGAAGGTGTGCAGGTGCTCCCGGCGCCCTCTGATGTTGTGGAACATTAATGTCCCCGCCTCGTAGTCCAGCGCGATCTCAATCCTCAGAGGACGGTGGCTCATTTCCCCCAGAGCCACATTGCAGGAGGACTGGCACACCGTCAGCTTCCCGTTTTTCCACTGCAGCCGCCAGGAAACGGAGTTGTGGCCCAAGCGGCTGTGGTCCCCGCGGCGAGGGATGCTCTTGTAGCACACGCCCATTGACCACATGCTGTTGGCCCCCACCTCTACCACCCACACGTGCTCCCCGCTCGAGAACCCCTGGCTGCACAGGACCTGGGGCGTGCTTGTGAAGCGCTCCGGGTGCTCCGCCTGTGGCTGCTTGTTGGGGTTGTACTTGACTGTGCGCTGGTCAATGGAGACCAACAGGCTGGGGTGGGCGGTGCAGATGTTGAAGGTGAGGTCCAGGGGGTTCAGGAGTATGTGGAGGGAATCCAGGAGGCAGCTCATCTCGGAGCGGAAGTCTTGGGTTTTGAGGCCCTCCTGGAGACGCTTGGTGTCGAGCGGCGCCTTCGAGGGGACCCCGGAGGcaaggctgccggtgaccacttCTCTCAGCCCGTCGTCAATCATCACGAACCTGGAGAGCAGAAAGGATTAACTCAATCGAGGGTTGTTGGCGTGGATCCATCTCCTTATTGTTGTTTCTTATCAACCATTATACTTTTAGAGTAGGGTAGGTTTTAGAGtagggttgttttttttgcttgtATTAATTATTTTCAGTTGTAAAAGCAGCGTAGAGGTCGGTTGTACCTGTGTATGAAGATGCACGTGTCCGTCTCGCTGAGGGCCTGCGTGGCACTTCTCTGGGCCTCCACTAACTGCTGCTGTTGCTCTTCCAGCACGCCGAGTCCCAACTGCGAGCTTCTCCTGCGCatgtacctctcctcctccaacagcacGCGCAGATGCTCCCTGTACCTGAATGCAACACGACAGCGGCGCATCAGAATAAAGGGGAGCTTGGAGATTGTTGAAAGGGATTTTAGATACGGTTGCTGGAGTTTTTGGATGTATTCTTTCTATTATGATGAGCATTGCTTGAACTCCAACCTCGAGAGCTTTCCCAAGGCCGGTTCTAAGCTCTGGTTCAAGGTTAGGTTCTTCGTGGTAAGCTCCCGTTGTCACTGTTTCAGAGCTGAGACCAGTTATGTGACTGGGAGAGAGTATTTGGGTGTGGAGTATATTTTTACAGATTTAAAGACTGTGTGAGCTAATTAGCACAAGAAGCTTATTTATCCGTTACAATAATTCACAACATGTTTACTCTCGTGAAGACAAACTCAAGAAAATATGCAGTAATCAAGAtcagtctactctacatgaTGGATACATTAAAACACCGCATCATAGCTTACAGCACTAAAGAGCAATCATATTCACACTAATCATTGGAGATTCAAAGCAGTCCTGATACAGATTTTTCCTTTcagttatttctttcttctacATGTAAGAAAATGACATAATAGTCGAATAGTCTACGTGACATTTGAATGCTATGACTTTGATCAGGAAGCTCTGGAAATCTAAAAATAGACTGACAAACTGGAATTGTGTCATGAACCGTTGAACCTGCTCTTCAAGCCTGAAAGAAAGGACTGCTTCTGGTTATGATGCACATATTTCCCGTAAATCCTGGCGTGAAAGTTTTACACGCATTCTTCCAATTACAGTAAACAAGAGTTGACCTATCTTCTCAACATGCATAgtactttattttataaaagtGTGCATTAgaatttttatatttcattattatagtaattaattaaatacatttccatTCGTTTACTTTATCTAATCATATCTATATTTCAAAAGCCTATGTAACAATTCCATAAAATGTGGTATTATCCATATCATT
The genomic region above belongs to Pseudoliparis swirei isolate HS2019 ecotype Mariana Trench chromosome 9, NWPU_hadal_v1, whole genome shotgun sequence and contains:
- the LOC130200017 gene encoding E3 ubiquitin/ISG15 ligase TRIM25-like, which encodes MSLSKPEEQLAHELSCPICLQLFSDPVVLPCGHNYCWACIRKTADRTDKAPHRCPECREEYQGVDTLRKNFKLSSIIEGYQATAPQPESQPENEPETAKVLCDHCIDKESPAVKTCLSCEVSLCSGHLQRHQEKEGLRAHTVVEPVGELGTNSCGAHRRPLEYFCSNDMSLMCGTCFSEGRHQNHDVLTFAVAEEEMRRALGIRTKVVSCRLQMIECLLQKTAEEQGASEALGDKLVDKAVTVMDSMAALVDRYREHLRVLLEEERYMRRRSSQLGLGVLEEQQQQLVEAQRSATQALSETDTCIFIHRFVMIDDGLREVVTGSLASGVPSKAPLDTKRLQEGLKTQDFRSEMSCLLDSLHILLNPLDLTFNICTAHPSLLVSIDQRTVKYNPNKQPQAEHPERFTSTPQVLCSQGFSSGEHVWVVEVGANSMWSMGVCYKSIPRRGDHSRLGHNSVSWRLQWKNGKLTVCQSSCNVALGEMSHRPLRIEIALDYEAGTLMFHNIRGRREHLHTFRAVFKEPVYPAFSLHSNTPESWITLHNGM